Proteins found in one Candidatus Deferrimicrobium sp. genomic segment:
- a CDS encoding polymer-forming cytoskeletal protein codes for MFGKGSRKLETIVGDGTRVAGQVSVKGTIRIDGIVEGDVHADWVVVGETGKILGNTFTRGMVVGGSVEGNIEAKETVELMGKASMTGEIHAPKLAIAEGAVFDGRSRMKGETGASESQEGKVRTLVPVKGATGAN; via the coding sequence ATGTTCGGAAAAGGGTCTCGGAAACTTGAGACGATTGTCGGGGACGGCACACGCGTCGCGGGGCAGGTGAGCGTGAAGGGAACGATCCGCATCGACGGGATCGTGGAGGGGGATGTTCACGCCGACTGGGTGGTCGTCGGCGAAACCGGGAAGATCCTTGGGAACACCTTTACCCGGGGGATGGTCGTCGGGGGATCGGTCGAGGGGAACATCGAGGCCAAGGAAACGGTGGAACTGATGGGGAAAGCCTCGATGACCGGGGAGATCCACGCGCCGAAGCTGGCGATCGCCGAGGGGGCGGTATTCGATGGACGCTCCCGGATGAAGGGCGAAACGGGAGCGTCCGAATCGCAGGAAGGGAAGGTCAGGACGCTGGTCCCGGTGAAGGGCGCAACCGGGGCTAATTGA